The following coding sequences lie in one Microtus ochrogaster isolate Prairie Vole_2 chromosome 6, MicOch1.0, whole genome shotgun sequence genomic window:
- the LOC102002730 gene encoding mediator of RNA polymerase II transcription subunit 14-like, which yields MAPVQQENHQVIPPGGSSGSASAPAPPPPGAALAAAAAAAASPGYRLSTLIEFLLHRAYSELLVLTDLLPRKSDVERKIEIVQFASRTRQLFVRLLALVKWANDAGKVEKCAMISSFLDQQALLFVDTADRLASLARDALIHARLPSFAIPYAIDVLTTGSYPRLPTCIRDKIIPPDPITKTEKQATLHQLNQILRHRLVTTELPPQLANLTVANGRVKFRVDGEFEATLTVMGDDPEVPWRLLKLEILVEDKETGDGRALVHSMQIDFLHQLVQSRLFADEKPLQDMYNCLHCFCLSLQLEVLHSQTLMLIRERWGDLVQVDRYHAGKCLSLSVWNQQVLGRKTGTASVHKVTIKMDENDVSKPLQIFHDPPLPASDSKLVERAMKIDHLSIEKLLIDSVHARAHQKLQELKAVLRSFNANENSSIETALPALIVPILEPCGNSECLHVFVDLHSGMFQLMLYGLDQATLEDMEKSVNDDMKRIIPWIQQLKFWLGQRRCKQSIKHLPTVTTETLQLSNCSTHPVGNLSKNKLFIKLTRLPQYYIVVEMLEAPNKPTQLEYKYYVMSVSTPDGDDSPVTALLLQQFKDNIQDLVSSTKSGKQTRTGTKHKRSDDPCPVESKKAKLSGDTCAFDKVLAHFVAMCDTNMPFVGLRMELSNLEIPHQGVQVEGDGFSHAIRLLKIPPCKGVNEDTQKALDRSLLDCTFRLQGRNNRTWVAELVFANCPLNGTSTREQGPSRRVYLTYENLLSEPVGGRKVVEMFLNDWNSIARLYECVLEFARSLPDIPAHLNIFSEVRVYNYRKLVLCYGTTKGSSISIQWNSIHQKFHISLGTVGPNSGCSNCHNTILHQLQEMFNRTPNVVQLLQVLFDTQAPLNAINKLPTVPMLGLTQRTNTAYQCFSILPQSSTHIRLAFRNMYCIDIYCCSRGVVAIRDGAYSLFDNSKLVEGFYPAPGLKTFLNMFVDSNQDARRRSVNEDDNPPSPIGGDIMDSLLSQLQASQQQPFPKQPGSSGAYPLTSPPASYHSTVNQSPSMIHTQSPGALDPSSPYTMVSPSGRAGNWPGSPQVSGPSPATRLPGMSPANPSLHSPLPDASHSPRAGTSSQPMPTNMPPPRKLPQRSWAASIPTILTHSALNILLLPSPTPGLVPGLAGSYLCSPLERFLGSVIMRRHLQRIIQQETLQLINSNEPGVIMFKTDALKCRVALSPKTNQTLQLKVTPENAGQWKPDELQVLEKFFETRVAGPPFKANTLIAFTKLLGAPTHILRDCVHIMKLELFPDQATQLQWNVQFCLTIPPSAPPIAPPGTPAVVLKSKMLFFLQLTQKTSVPPQEPVSIIVPIIYDMASGTTQQADIPRQQNSSATAPMMVSNILKRFAEMNPLRQGECTIFAAVRDLMANLTLPPGGRP from the coding sequence ATGGCCCCCGTGCAGCAGGAGAACCACCAGGTAATCCCTCCGGGCGGGAGCAGCGGCTCGGCGTCCGCCCCGGCTCCTCCGCCGCCGGGAGCCGCGCTGGCGGCGGCAGCTGCGGCCGCGGCTAGCCCTGGTTACCGGCTTAGCACGCTGATTGAATTTCTGCTGCACCGGGCCTACTCGGAGCTTTTGGTCTTGACGGACTTATTACCAAGGAAATCTGAtgtggaaaggaaaatagaaattgtACAGTTTGCTAGCCGGACCCGGCAACTCTTCGTTCGATTATTAGCTTTAGTCAAATGGGCTAATGATGCTGGCAAAGTAGAAAAGTGTGCGATGATCTCAAGCTTTTTGGATCAGCAAGCTCTCTTGTTTGTGGACACCGCTGACCGCTTGGCCTCCTTAGCTAGAGATGCCCTGATCCACGCGCGCCTGCCTAGTTTTGCTATCCCGTATGCCATTGATGTGCTGACTACTGGCTCTTATCCACGACTTCCAACCTGCATCAGGGATAAAATTATTCCTCCAGACCCCATTACCAAAACTGAGAAACAAGCCACGCTTCATCAGCTTAATCAGATTCTCAGACATCGGCTTGTCACAACAGAGCTTCCTCCGCAGCTCGCGAATCTTACAGTGGCAAATGGCCGCGTGAAGTTTCGAGTCGATGGAGAATTCGAGGCAACCTTGACAGTCATGGGGGATGATCCAGAAGTCCCGTGGCGCCTGCTCAAGCTAGAAATCCTAGTTGAGGATAAGGAAACGGGAGATGGCCGGGCTTTGGTTCATAGCATGCAAATCGACTTTCTGCATCAGTTGGTGCAGTCCCGGCTTTTTGCTGATGAGAAGCCTCTTCAGGATATGTACAACTGCCTGCATTGCTTCTGCTTGTCTCTTCAGTTGGAAGTGTTACACTCCCAGACTCTGATGTTGATCCGAGAGAGGTGGGGTGACCTTGTGCAAGTGGACAGGTATCATGCTGGAAAgtgcctctctctctcagtttgGAACCAACAGGTTCTAGGGAGAAAAACAGGCACAGCGTCTGTTCACAAGGTGACAATTAAAATGGATGAGAATGATGTCTCCAAGCCTTTACAGATTTTTCACGATCCTCCTTTGCCAGCTTCGGATTCTAAATTAGTCGAAAGAGCTATGAAGATTGACCACCTGTCAATAGAAAAGCTCCTGATTGACAGTGTCCATGCTAGAGCCCACCAGAAGCTGCAGGAACTGAAGGCCGTTCTTAGAAGCTTCAATGCTAACGAAAACTCTTCCATAGAGACTGCACTTCCGGCTCTTATTGTTCCCATCTTGGAGCCCTGTGGTAATTCGGAGTGCCTGCACGTTTTTGTCGATTTGCATTCTGGAATGTTCCAGTTGATGCTTTATGGACTTGACCAGGCCACTCTGGAGGATATGGAAAAATCTGTGAATGATGATATGAAGCGGATCATCCCTTGGATCCAGCAGCTTAAGTTTTGGCTTGGACAGCGGCGTTGCAAGCAGTCTATAAAACATCTGCCTACGGTAACCACAGAAACGCTGCAGCTTTCCAACTGCTCGACGCATCCCGTTGGAAACCTCTCCAAGAACAAGCTGTTCATTAAGCTTACCCGCCTTCCACAGTACTACATTGTTGTGGAAATGCTTGAGGCTCCCAATAAGCCCACTCAGCTAGAGTACAAGTATTACGTCATGTCTGTGAGCACTCCAGATGGTGACGACAGCCCCGTCACGGCACTGCTCCTGCAGCAATTCAAGGACAACATCCAGGACTTGGTTTCCTCCACGAAGTCTGGGAAACAGACCAGAACTGGTACCAAGCACAAGAGGTCTGATGACCCGTGTCCAGTCGAAAGCAAGAAAGCCAAACTGTCAGGAGACACGTGTGCCTTTGATAAAGTTCTAGCTCATTTTGTCGCTATGTGTGACACCAACATGCCGTTTGTAGGGCTTCGAATGGAGCTGTCCAACCTGGAGATACCGCATCAGGGAGTGCAAGTGGAAGGTGATGGCTTCAGCCATGCAATTCGCTTATTAAAAATTCCTCCCTGCAAGGGCGTAAACGAGGACACCCAAAAGGCCCTGGACCGCTCTCTTCTTGATTGCACTTTCCGATTACAAGGTAGAAACAACCGCACGTGGGTGGCAGAGTTAGTGTTCGCAAACTGCCCACTTAATGGCACTTCCACCAGGGAGCAAGGACCATCCCGGCGTGTTTACCTCACGTATGAAAATCTGTTGTCTGAACCTGTTGGTGGTAGAAAAGTAGTTGAAATGTTTCTTAATGACTGGAACAGCATTGCCCGATTATATGAGTGTGTGTTGGAGTTTGCCCGTTCTCTACCAGACATACCTGCTCATCTGAATATCTTCTCCGAGGTTCGTGTTTATAATTACCGAAAACTCGTCTTGTGTTATGGAACCACCAAAGGAAGCTCAATTAGTATCCAGTGGAATTCCATTCACCAGAAATTTCACATTTCGTTGGGAACAGTTGGCCCAAACTCTGGGTGCAGTAACTGTCACAATACCATTCTCCACCAGCTTCAGGAAATGTTCAACAGAACACCGAACGTGGTTCAGCTGTTACAGGTGCTGTTTGATACCCAGGCGCCGCTGAATGCCATCAACAAACTCCCTACTGTGCCGATGTTGGGCTTGACTCAGAGAACTAACACTGCCTACCAGTGTTTCTCCATTCTCCCGCAGTCATCCACCCACATCAGACTGGCCTTCAGGAATATGTACTGCATTGATATATACTGCTGTAGTCGAGGGGTCGTGGCAATACGGGATGGTGCCTATAGTCTTTTTGATAACAGCAAGTTAGTTGAAGGCTTCTATCCTGCGCCCGGATTGAAGACATTCCTCAACATGTTTGTTGATAGCAATCAGGATGCTCGGAGAAGATCTGTAAACGAGGATGATAACCCCCCTTCTCCTATAGGAGGGGATATAATGGACTCTTTACTATCACAGCTCCAGGCATCTCAGCAGCAGCCGTTTCCAAAGCAGCCGGGAAGTTCAGGCGCTTACCCTCTTACTTCCCCTCCTGCGTCCTACCACAGCACAGTCAACCAGTCTCCGTCTATGATCCACACCCAGTCTCCAGGAGCCCTTGACCCTAGTTCTCCGTACACTATGGTGTCACCGAGTGGACGAGCAGGAAACTGGCCTGGATCTCCTCAAGTGTCCGGACCCTCACCAGCAACCCGTTTGCCTGGAATGTCACCAGCCAACCCGTCTCTACACTCTCCTCTTCCGGATGCTTCTCATTCTCCTCGAGCTGGCACAAGTTCCCAGCCAATGCCAACCAACATGCCTCCTCCTCGCAAACTACCTCAGCGCTCCTGGGCAGCATCCATACCCACCATCCTCACTCACAGTGCCTTGAACATCTTACTGTTACCCTCTCCAACGCCGGGCCTTGTGCCTGGCCTGGCAGGCAGTTACCTCTGTTCGCCACTTGAGAGATTCCTTGGCTCTGTCATCATGAGACGACACCTTCAACGAATCATTCAGCAGGAAACGTTGCAGCTGATCAACTCCAACGAACCCGGTGTAATCATGTTCAAGACAGATGCCCTGAAATGCAGAGTAGCCCTCAGTCCCAAAACCAACCAGACCCTTCAGCTGAAAGTAACACCTGAAAATGCCGGACAGTGGAAACCTGATGAGCTTCAAGTGTTGGAGAAATTCTTCGAAACGAGAGTTGCAGGACCACCGTTTAAAGCCAACACACTCATAGCCTTCACCAAGCTGTTGGGAGCCCCAACACACATCCTCCGTGACTGTGTGCATATTATGAAGTTGGAGCTGTTCCCGGACCAAGCGACACAGCTGCAATGGAATGTTCAGTTTTGCCTCACCATCCCTCCCAGCGCACCGCCGATTGCCCCTCCTGGGACACCAGCCGTGGTGTTGAAATCCAAAATGCTCTTTTTTCTTCAGCTGACTCAGAAGACATCAGTCCCTCCCCAAGAACCTGTCAGTATAATAGTTCCCATCATTTATGACATGGCTTCAGGTACCACCCAGCAGGCAGACATTCCCAGACAGCAGAACTCTTCTGCGACTGCGCCCATGATGGTCAGCAACATTCTGAAGAGGTTTGCAGAGATGAACCCACTGCGACAAGGTGAATGTACAATATTTGCAGCTGTTCGGGATTTAATGGCTAATCTTACACTTCCCCCTGGTGGGCGTCCGTAG